A stretch of DNA from Verrucomicrobiia bacterium:
TGCGTTGCCGGAGAACTTGCTCGAGTCCGAACTGTTCGGTCATCGCAAGGGTGCCTTCACCGGAGCTATCAATGACAAGGTGGGCCTCTTTATGGAAGCGGATGGCGGCACGATCTTCCTCGATGAGATCGGCTCCATGTCCCCGACATTGCAAAGCCGCCTGCTGCGGGTGCTTCAAGAAAAAGAAGTGCGTCGTGTAGGCGATAACGCGCCCGTGTATGTGAATGTGCGTGTGGTCGCGGCGACGAATGAGCCTCTCGAAAAAAAGATCAAGGACGGCACGTTCCGTGAAGATCTCTATTACCGCCTGAACGTCATCTCCATCCAGTTACCGAGCTTGCGGGAGCGTCAGGATGACATCCCGCTGCTCGTTGGGCATTTCCTGCGTCAGAAAGTTTCTCCGCGCACGGGCAATGTGCTGCGGCTCACACGCAAGGCGATGTCCGCCCTCATAGCCCATCAATGGCCGGGCAACGTGCGCGAGTTGGAAAATGCCATCGAACGCGCCTCGGCCCTTTGCGAAGGCGATACGATCGTGCTCGATGATTTGCCGCCGCAACTGCACAAACTGGGTGATCCTAACGAACCAGAGGATGTCAGAGATGAAGCGCACCTGGCCAAAGTGAACGTGCCAGAAGGTGGCAACCAGCTTCCGGGCCGTTCCGTCGGTCCTTCAGGGGGCGCTCTGTCGACGCCTGCGCCGGTTCCTGCGGCGGCGAACATCCCCGGCTCTTTCAATCCTTTGAAAAACTTCCTGCGCGAGCAGGAAGTGGCCTATCTCCAGCGTGTCCTGGCCTTCACAGGCAACGATAAGGAGAAAGCCGCGGAACTGCTCGGAGTCAGCCTCGCCACGCTCTACCGCAAGCTCGCGGAAGCGGAAGAAGTCGCTTAAGAGCGTTCCTAGAGCCATTCAGGCGGCTTCGGAACTCATTTGGCCCATTACATTTTCTCCGGTTGTGTTTGCCCTTCGTCAGGCGTAGAACGGATTCACGGTTGTCGTATCCAACCCAAACCGTCCACGGTCTATGAAAACGCGCACTCGCTTCTATGGTTGTCTTTTGTTGCTGATATTCTTGGCGCTGGTTTCTGTACCCGCTGCCCGTGCCACCGGCTCGCCTCTTGCTGGAACGTGGCGGGTCATCCTGTTCAGCACGCCTTCGAGCGTTACTATGTTCAAGGACGGCAATGGACGCGTCACCGGTATCAACCAAGGGGCTACGTTTGAATATGGCTCGGGCCGAGTGACGGTTGATTCCAGTGGGAATTTTACCGGCACTTTCTCCTCCAATGGCGAAACAC
This window harbors:
- a CDS encoding sigma-54 dependent transcriptional regulator, producing MAKVLLVDDEMTMVQMVTEMLRAEGHDVHPFTNGNAALEALAEVAPELVITDLYLDNTRAHGLEILKKARSLNPPASVIMITGFGSIDTAVEAMKLGAYDYLEKPFKLDELRLCIQRALSYNQAISENVYLRKQLKKKYQFNQIIGNSDKMQGVFKMVERVASTDSTVLILGESGTGKELVARALHFNSTRQFAPFIPINCSALPENLLESELFGHRKGAFTGAINDKVGLFMEADGGTIFLDEIGSMSPTLQSRLLRVLQEKEVRRVGDNAPVYVNVRVVAATNEPLEKKIKDGTFREDLYYRLNVISIQLPSLRERQDDIPLLVGHFLRQKVSPRTGNVLRLTRKAMSALIAHQWPGNVRELENAIERASALCEGDTIVLDDLPPQLHKLGDPNEPEDVRDEAHLAKVNVPEGGNQLPGRSVGPSGGALSTPAPVPAAANIPGSFNPLKNFLREQEVAYLQRVLAFTGNDKEKAAELLGVSLATLYRKLAEAEEVA